In Actinoplanes sp. NBC_00393, a single genomic region encodes these proteins:
- a CDS encoding efflux RND transporter periplasmic adaptor subunit, translated as MKNRRWSRHPSLVVNAVIGVALVAGAFTVYETFSGSDDGTAAVASERTVPVQQGTVTKTATADGTLESASTATAGFETSGTVTEVRVKVGDKVKKGQILAKIDPAAANRDLDAAEADLDAAQDALDRASDTSDTSDAQNQVDAAELKVDEAEAAVEGTVLKAPTAGTVTAVNGTIGSSSGSSGGSSQGAQTESSSSGSSGFVEIADLTKMQVAAAFAEADATSLKENQVATVTWNALSGVEQSAKVAAIDPSATTTNSVVTYGVTLTLDEVPTGAKVGQTVSVAVTTGSVQNAVLVNAAALTTVGNRHTVTVVANGVQETRSVEIGLEGDTATQITSGLTAGEQVVVKTTTSTGTSQQGGGGFPGGGGFTGGGGMPGGGGMPGGGGAGR; from the coding sequence ATGAAAAATCGCAGATGGAGCCGCCACCCGTCCCTGGTGGTGAACGCCGTGATCGGCGTGGCGCTCGTCGCCGGGGCCTTCACGGTGTACGAGACGTTCTCCGGTTCCGATGACGGGACGGCCGCCGTGGCCTCCGAACGTACGGTCCCGGTCCAGCAGGGCACGGTCACCAAGACCGCCACCGCGGACGGGACGCTGGAGAGCGCGAGCACCGCGACCGCCGGCTTCGAGACCAGCGGCACGGTCACCGAGGTGCGGGTCAAGGTCGGCGACAAGGTCAAGAAGGGCCAGATCCTCGCCAAGATCGACCCGGCCGCCGCGAACCGGGACCTGGACGCGGCCGAGGCCGACCTGGACGCCGCGCAGGACGCGCTGGACCGGGCCTCGGACACCTCGGACACTTCGGACGCGCAGAACCAGGTGGACGCGGCCGAGCTGAAGGTGGACGAGGCGGAGGCCGCGGTGGAGGGCACGGTCCTCAAGGCGCCGACGGCCGGCACGGTGACCGCCGTGAACGGAACGATCGGCAGCTCGTCAGGCTCCTCCGGCGGTTCGTCTCAGGGGGCTCAGACGGAGAGCAGCAGCAGTGGCAGCAGCGGCTTCGTGGAGATCGCCGACCTGACGAAGATGCAGGTCGCCGCGGCCTTCGCCGAGGCGGACGCGACCAGCCTCAAGGAGAACCAGGTCGCCACCGTCACCTGGAACGCGCTCAGCGGCGTCGAACAGAGCGCCAAGGTCGCCGCGATCGACCCGTCGGCGACCACCACCAACAGCGTCGTCACCTACGGCGTGACGCTCACCCTGGACGAGGTGCCCACCGGCGCCAAGGTCGGCCAGACCGTCTCGGTCGCGGTCACCACCGGCTCGGTGCAGAACGCCGTCCTGGTGAACGCGGCCGCCCTCACCACGGTCGGCAACCGGCACACCGTCACGGTGGTCGCCAACGGTGTCCAGGAGACCCGCTCGGTGGAGATCGGCCTGGAGGGCGACACGGCCACCCAGATCACCTCCGGGCTGACCGCGGGGGAGCAGGTCGTCGTGAAGACCACCACCTCGACCGGCACATCGCAGCAGGGTGGCGGCGGCTTCCCGGGCGGAGGCGGCTTCACCGGCGGCGGCGGAATGCCCGGCGGGGGCGGCATGCCCGGTGGCGGCGGGGCCGGCCGGTGA
- a CDS encoding ABC transporter ATP-binding protein produces MSRPVLQVTDLKKIYGTGEATVHALRGVSLTVERGDYVAIMGSSGSGKSTLMNILGALDIPSSGTYRLDGVDVSRLSDAQLALARNRLIGFIFQAFNLIPRTSALANVELPLAYAGVKPKERRRRALEALDVVGLADRAGHEPNQLSGGQQQRVAVARALVTEPALLLADEPTGNLDSKSTEDVLQVFEDLSAAGRTIVIITHEDEVGARAKRLIRLVDGTIVHDERQYAVGRHYA; encoded by the coding sequence GTGAGCCGGCCGGTCCTGCAGGTCACCGACCTGAAGAAGATCTACGGTACGGGTGAGGCCACCGTGCACGCGCTGCGCGGAGTCTCGCTGACCGTCGAACGCGGCGACTACGTGGCGATCATGGGGTCGTCGGGTTCGGGCAAGTCGACCCTGATGAACATTCTCGGGGCGCTCGACATCCCCAGCTCGGGCACGTACCGGCTGGACGGGGTGGACGTCAGCCGGCTCTCCGACGCGCAGCTCGCCCTGGCCCGGAACCGGCTCATCGGCTTCATCTTCCAGGCGTTCAACCTGATCCCGCGGACCAGCGCCCTGGCGAACGTCGAGCTGCCTCTGGCGTACGCCGGGGTGAAACCGAAGGAGCGCCGCCGGCGCGCCCTGGAAGCCCTGGACGTGGTCGGCCTCGCGGACCGGGCCGGCCACGAGCCCAACCAGCTCTCCGGCGGTCAGCAGCAGCGGGTCGCGGTGGCCCGGGCGCTGGTCACCGAGCCGGCGCTGCTGCTCGCCGACGAGCCGACCGGCAACCTGGACTCCAAGTCCACCGAAGACGTGCTGCAGGTCTTCGAGGACCTGAGCGCGGCCGGCCGGACCATCGTGATCATCACGCACGAGGACGAGGTGGGCGCCCGGGCCAAGCGCCTGATCCGCCTGGTCGACGGGACGATCGTGCACGACGAGCGCCAGTACGCGGTGGGGCGGCACTACGCATGA